TTGGCGCCATGCCCACGGGCCAGCCCAATGGCTTGAGCGCGCCGCGCTGGCAGGGCGGCCTGAAAACCCGGCGCATGGCCGGCAGCGGCCAGTGCCAGGTCTTGCTGGGCTTCGAGGCGCCGAGTCTGGGCGCCGCCGAGAGCACCGCGCACCTACCCCATGTGCTGGCCGCCGCGCTGCTGGGCGAGGGCATGAGCTCGCCGCTGCTGGACGAGATCCGCGAGCGCCGCGGCCTGGCCTACCACGTGGCCTGCTCGGCCGACATCCTGCCGCTCTACGGCCAGTTCCTGATCGAGGGGGCCACCGCGCCGGCTCAGGCCGAGGAGTACCTGCAGGCGGTGCATGCGCTGCTGCTGCGCCAGGCCCAGGGGCCGCTGGATGCGGTGGCGCTGGCGCGCGCACGCAAGCAGCTGCAGATGCGCGGCCTGCGCGCCCTGGAGCAGCCGGCGCGGCGCATGGAAGCGGCGGCACAGGAGCTGTTCCACTTCGGCCGGCTGCGTGCGCCGCAGGAGCTGATGGCGCAGCTGCAGGAGGTCTCGGCGGCACAGGTGCAGGCGGTGTTCGAGCAGCTGCTGCTGGGGCCGGAGCAACAGCCCGGCCGGCCGCGCCCGGCCATCGCCCTGGCCGGCAGCGTGCCGCAGCGCGTGCGGGCCTGCGCGCAAGCGCTGGTCGGCTGAGCGGCTCAGCCGTCGCGCAGCATGTTGGAGAGTTCTACCGCCGACTTGACGTCCATCTTCTCGAACACGCGCGCCCGGTGCACCTCCACCGTGCGCACGCTGATGTTGAGCTGATCGGCGATCAGCTTGTTGGGCAGGCCCTGAATCACCAGCTGCATGACTTCGCGCTCGCGCTCCGTCAGCTCGGCCATGCGGTGCGCCAGCGCGCCCTGGGCCGAGCGCGCGGCGATCGCCTTGGCGCTCTCGGCCAGCGCCAGCTCGACGCGGTCGACCAGGGCGTTGTCGGAGAACGGTTTCTCGAAGAAGTCGAAGGCGCCGCGCTTCACCGCGGCGACCGCCGTCGGCACGTCGCCATGGCCGGTCAGGAAGATCACCGGCAGCGACGCTGCCAGGCCGCGCTCGATCAGCCGCTCGAACAGGGCGATGCCGCTCAGGCCGGGCATGCGCACGTCCAGCAGCAGGCAGCTGGGCGCGTCGGGCCAGCCCTCGCCGCGGCGCGGCAGCGCGTCCAGCATGGCCTCAAAGGCCTCGGCGCTGGCATAGCCCTCCGACAGCAGGCGGCGCGAGCGCAGCAGCCAGGCCAGGCCGTCGCGCACCACCTCCTCGTCGTCCACCAGATAGACCATGGGCAAGGCGACTCGGTTCATGCTTGGATCCCTCCTTCATCGGTGGGCGATGCTAACGCGGCACGCTCAGCGCTTGGCAAGGTGAAGCGGAACTCGGTGCCGGCGGGCAGGCCGGCGGCGGCCTCGGTGCGGGTTTCGAAGTCCATCGCGCCGCCATGCTGCTCGATCACGGTGCGGCACAGGCTCAGGCCCAGGCCCATGCCCTCGCTGCGCGTGGTGAAGAAGGGCGTGAAGAGCTGCTTGGCGATGGCGGGCGCGATGCCGGGCCCGCGGTCGCTCACCGCGATGCTGACCCAGCGCTGCTGCAGCTGGCGCACGCGCAGGGTCAGCACGCGCTCGGCCGGCGGGGTGGGGCCGTCCATCGCCTGGATGCCGTTGCGGGTGAGGTTGAGCAGCACCTGCTCGACCATGGTGCGGTCGCAGCACACGCGCGGCGCGGGATGCGGCAGGTCGAGCTCGATGCGGGTGCCGCTCTTGCGCGCCTGCAGGCTCACCAGCGGCAGCACCGCGTCGATCAGCTCGTCCACCGCGATCGGCTCGCGTGCCTGCTCGCGGCGGCGCACGAAGTCGTGCACGCTCTTGATGACGCGGCCGGCGCGCGCCGCCTGTTCGGCGATGCGGGTGACGGCCTGGCGCACCATGTCGGGCGTCTGCGGATCGGCGGCCTCGTGGGTCAGCAGGTTGAGCGAGGCGGTGGCATAGCTGGAGATGGCGGAGAGCGGCTGGTTCAGCTCGTGGCTCAGCAGCGAGGCCATCTCGCCCACGGTGGCCAGGCGGGCGGTGGCCTGCAGGCGGTCCTGCTGCTGGCGCGAAAGCTCCTCGACGCGGCGCTGCGCGCTCACGTCCAGCACCGCGCTCATCCAGCCGGTCTGCTGGCCCTCGGCGTTCAGCAGCGGCGCCTCGAAGATCAGCACTGGGAAGCGCTCGCCGCTACGGCGCATGAACACCGTCTCGAAGCCCTGGCGCGGGTCCAGGCCCGCCTCCATGCGGGCGCTGCGGTCGCGATGGCGGCGCTGGTATTCCTCGACGAATTCCGGCGGCCAGTAGGGCGGCACCGATTGCCCCAGCAAGGCCTCGGCGGGGAAGCCGACGATGGCGCAGAAGGCCGGGTTCACATAGGTGATGATGCCGGCCATGTCGCGCGCGCGCAGGCCGGTGATGAGCGAGTTCTCCATCGCCTGGCGAAACGCCAGCGATTCGGCCAGCGCATGCTCGGCAAAGGCGCGCCGCCGCACGTCGCGCGCCAGCAGCAGCACCACGGCGAACAGGGCCAGCGAGAGCCCCAGCACCAGGGCGGTGGCGAGGTTGGGGATCAGCTTGGGCTGGCCGGCGGCACTGTCCACGCGCAGCTGCAGGCTCAGGCCGGCGAGGTCGACCACGCGCTCGGCCTGGTAGTAGCCGGCACCGCGCGTGAGGCCGACGCGCGCCAGCCGCGTGCCATCGCCCTCCACGAAGCTGAGCTCATGGTGGCGTGCATGCTCGCTGGTGGTGGCCTCGTCGAGCAGCTGGCGCAGCCCCAGGGTGGCGACGACATAGGCCTGGGGCTGGCCGGCGCGCAGCTGGGGCAGGCACAGGTCCACCACCTCCAGGCCCTCGCCGCCCGCCAGTGGCACGAAGTAGGAGCGCGAGAACAGCGGCGTGCCCTGGCGCAGCGCGGCCGCGCAGGCCAGCTCGGTCTCGAGCTGCATCTGATCGCGCGAGAGCTGGGCAAACAGCGGCGTGACGAAGGGCGACTCGACCGCGGTCTGCACCTGGCGGCGCGCATCGCGGTACTCGATGCGCAGCACCGGCCGGTTGAAGCGCAGCAGCTCGGCGGCCTCGCTGTGCCAGCGCGCGTCATGCACCTCGGCCCACAAGAGGGCCTGCAGGCTCTGCAGCTCGCGCCCGGCCAGCTGCTTGGCGCGCGCGGCGACCTCGGCCGCCACCTGATCCACCTGCTCCTGCGAGCGCGCTGCCTCGTAGCTAAGGGTGAGCGCCACCAGCAGCGATTGCGCCACCAGCAGCAGGCCCACCAGCGCCCCCCACAACAGGGCACGGCGCCAACGTCGCCTGAGCGCGGGGCTGGAAGAGTTGGCCGCGTCGGGCACGGGGTGAGGCGTCATGCGTGGGATCTGCGAGCTGCCGCACAGTATGCGAGCGGCATTGGCCGCGGGGATGCGCAGTTTCGCGTATGCCGGCGGGCGCGCCTGGCCCGACACTTGCAATGCACGATAGGCATGAGGGCGCAAGCTTCGCGCCAAGATGCACTCCTACAATCGTCGGCCAGTATCGAGACCACGCCATGTCCACCTCTGAACAGAAAGCAGCCCAGCTGCGCCAAGCCGCACTCGAATATCACGAGTTCCCGACCCCGGGCAAGATCGCGATCGCCGCGACCAAGCAGCTGGTCAACCAGCGCGATCTGGCGCTGGCCTATTCCCCGGGCGTGGCGGCGGCCTGCGAAGAGATCGTGGCGGACCCGGCGAATGCCTTCCGCTACACCTCGCGTGGCAATCTGGTGGCGGTGGTCACCAACGGCACGGCGGTGCTAGGCCTGGGCAATATCGGCCCGCTGGCCTCCAAGCCGGTAATGGAAGGCAAGGGCGTGCTGTTCAAGAAGTTCGCCGGCATCGATGTGTTCGACCTGGAGATC
This portion of the Paucibacter sediminis genome encodes:
- a CDS encoding response regulator transcription factor, with the translated sequence MNRVALPMVYLVDDEEVVRDGLAWLLRSRRLLSEGYASAEAFEAMLDALPRRGEGWPDAPSCLLLDVRMPGLSGIALFERLIERGLAASLPVIFLTGHGDVPTAVAAVKRGAFDFFEKPFSDNALVDRVELALAESAKAIAARSAQGALAHRMAELTEREREVMQLVIQGLPNKLIADQLNISVRTVEVHRARVFEKMDVKSAVELSNMLRDG
- a CDS encoding M16 family metallopeptidase, translating into MDHAPISAAPPASLATLANGLRTVTIPMPWRETLSLSVFIRTGSLHESARLNGISHVVEHMAFKGTANRDCQRINLDAEALGAEVNAHTDKDHTAFHIEGLPGDLPAFVEWLADIVLNSSFPADELERERRVIEQEFSEFEDDPGSVAFLLLDRACYGPGHAAGRPIIGTRANIQRLGRADLLAYARAQYTACNVVVAAAGPVDAEAFTRLVEQAFGAMPTGQPNGLSAPRWQGGLKTRRMAGSGQCQVLLGFEAPSLGAAESTAHLPHVLAAALLGEGMSSPLLDEIRERRGLAYHVACSADILPLYGQFLIEGATAPAQAEEYLQAVHALLLRQAQGPLDAVALARARKQLQMRGLRALEQPARRMEAAAQELFHFGRLRAPQELMAQLQEVSAAQVQAVFEQLLLGPEQQPGRPRPAIALAGSVPQRVRACAQALVG
- a CDS encoding sensor histidine kinase produces the protein MTPHPVPDAANSSSPALRRRWRRALLWGALVGLLLVAQSLLVALTLSYEAARSQEQVDQVAAEVAARAKQLAGRELQSLQALLWAEVHDARWHSEAAELLRFNRPVLRIEYRDARRQVQTAVESPFVTPLFAQLSRDQMQLETELACAAALRQGTPLFSRSYFVPLAGGEGLEVVDLCLPQLRAGQPQAYVVATLGLRQLLDEATTSEHARHHELSFVEGDGTRLARVGLTRGAGYYQAERVVDLAGLSLQLRVDSAAGQPKLIPNLATALVLGLSLALFAVVLLLARDVRRRAFAEHALAESLAFRQAMENSLITGLRARDMAGIITYVNPAFCAIVGFPAEALLGQSVPPYWPPEFVEEYQRRHRDRSARMEAGLDPRQGFETVFMRRSGERFPVLIFEAPLLNAEGQQTGWMSAVLDVSAQRRVEELSRQQQDRLQATARLATVGEMASLLSHELNQPLSAISSYATASLNLLTHEAADPQTPDMVRQAVTRIAEQAARAGRVIKSVHDFVRRREQAREPIAVDELIDAVLPLVSLQARKSGTRIELDLPHPAPRVCCDRTMVEQVLLNLTRNGIQAMDGPTPPAERVLTLRVRQLQQRWVSIAVSDRGPGIAPAIAKQLFTPFFTTRSEGMGLGLSLCRTVIEQHGGAMDFETRTEAAAGLPAGTEFRFTLPSAERAALASPTDEGGIQA